From Harpia harpyja isolate bHarHar1 chromosome 19, bHarHar1 primary haplotype, whole genome shotgun sequence, one genomic window encodes:
- the CRB2 gene encoding protein crumbs homolog 2 isoform X7, whose product MPKPLGTSYSENDSSCSSSPCENGGSCKDLEGGYQCTCPMEPVAYMGINCELLYDACIKHECPARRICNRTPGLLEYECICMPGFTGIDCNININECESNPCKDPHFECVDSVNGYTCECQTELNGEGCQTESSVCSSHPCLNNGTCVEGPGEYTCICQPGFTGANCRDNIDECASNPCQNGAICRDRVNEYSCFCVPGFQGYNCEIDINECASRPCKNNGTCLNEMDHYLCKCVPGYTGMNCDAEIDECDSDPCQNGALCNDHVGFYTCTCAPGYQGIHCEVDINECVSQPCQHNGTCHDLINSYRCDCSDTGFEGNHCELDILECASEPCLNSATCVEGIKNYGCACWPGYTGQHCEEDVDECATEPCHNGGVCFERSNQAYYGTRPDFPSNFSYSQAAGFLCWCQPGFAGETCFTNIDECESQPCQNGGLCVDLINGFLCHCLPGYSGVECAVNINECEEGPCKNGAVCEDGIADYTCHCVPSQDGIIWGGKNCSVKLTGCQTHDCQNEALCIPTYQAESHGHLCQCQPGFYDATCSTPTTFSFASRGYLLIELPVNNQSRRDVAGDQLASVSLRFRTTLPSAILFYRGHEAEYLFLELLDGILHAGLKREDAGYTLTLEGLRVDDGQWHKVEVVLHSTVQLKLWHDSCDAGVCLQSSPLPQGTALIPHAFLNMYVGGAEDPMANNTQSQQGFVGCLEDFQVDAEAVLPMDLPVGESSPVKLGCDRTEWCLSQPCFHGGLCVDLWATFRCDCSRPYGGPACSYEHPAATFGLENSTSFASFSLSDSLGANFNISFFIRSRKPNGLLLQIGNETDPCLTIYLKNGKLKIEMVSTDTVTFPENLVDGRRHLVALSFQGGIVGAHLSDTYLELGQLVARPLLVGYEVYIGGHPNPDSADLWGGYFKGCLQDIQLNSHQIQFFQVENYSLPQELNRTQNGNLVNGCISDNTCKSEPCQNGGRCIVTWNDFRCSCPANFTGKFCEERVWCESDPCPEATTCIDVLAGYVCLANATFNSYAAVEFTTNTSVTRTLSSLHIDFRTRDEDAVLLRAVEEVDFLQIAIKNSSLLIDIRSGNSIEGVSFLSQKSVTDGAWHTISVSMEEPSALSSRWLVRLDGSVNMTLQGNAGNLDFLKNNALIVLAENFTGCLGQVKIGGIYLPFTAHLSYPQPEQFQQSSRRTIQLGCTGADVCASSPCLNAGTCEDLFNSFSCACSAGWGGLLCESNIDDCQSSPCVHGDCVDAVADFQCECFRGFIGKKCDINVDDCVRHQCLNGATCVDGVYGYSCKCPPQYSGPRCEWPFPPEQCGKNFTCLNGGKCISESWGANCTCKPGFTGRNCQININKCDPNPCQNGGTCQDSENKYECLCSASYTGERCDINKGTPGALFPSPLIEVAVPVACGSLLLLSIGLIFMILTARKRRQSEGTYSPSQQEVAGARLEMDSVLKVPPEERLI is encoded by the exons GAACTTCATACTCTGAAAATGATAGCAGCTGTTCCTCATCCCCATGTGAAAATGGTGGCAGCTGTAAGGATTTGGAAGGGGGTTACCAGTGCACCTGCCCCATGGAGCCTGTAGCCTATATGGGTATAAACTGTGAACTCCTCTATGATGCATGCATTAAACATGAGTGTCCTGCCCGTAGGATTTGCAACAGGACTCCAGGACTCCTGGAATATGAATGCATCTGTATGCCTGGCTTTACAGGTATTGATTGTAACATTAATATTAATGAGTGTGAGAGCAACCCTTGTAAAGATCCTCATTTTGAATGTGTAGATAGTGTAAATGGATACACCTGTGAATGCCAAACAGAACTGAATGGAGAAGGCTGCCAAACAGAAAGCTCTGTGTGCTCTAGCCACCCCTGCCTAAATAACGGGACATGTGTCGAGGGTCCTGGGGAGTATACCTGCATCTGCCAGCCTGGCTTCACCGGGGCCAACTGCAGAGACAACATTGATGAGTGCGCCTCCAATCCCTGCCAGAACGGAGCCATCTGCCGAGACAGGGTGAATGAGTATAGCTGTTTCTGTGTGCCTGGGTTCCAAGGATACAACTGTGAAATAGACATCAACGAGTGTGCGTCCCGGCCCTGTAAAAACAATGGCACCTGCCTGAATGAGATGGATCACTATTTGTGCAAGTGCGTCCCCGGCTACACAG GTATGAACTGTGATGCTGAAATAGATGAATGTGATTCAGACCCTTGCCAGAATGGGGCCTTGTGCAATGATCATGTTGGGTTCTACACCTGCACCTGTGCACCAGGTTACCAAGGAATCCACTGTGAGGTGGACATTAATGAATGTGTGAGCCAACCATGCCAGCACAATGGGACATGTCATGACCTCATTAACAG CTACCGTTGTGACTGCAGTGACACAGGCTTTGAGGGGAACCACTGTGAGTTGGATATCCTGGAGTGTGCCTCTGAACCCTGTCTGAACAGTGCCACATGCGTGGAGGGAATCAAAAACTACGGCTGTGCCTGCTGGCCAG GTTACACAGGACAGCACTGTGAAGAGGATGTGGATGAGTGTGCGACAGAACCCTGTCACAACGGAGGTGTATGCTTTGAGCGATCCAACCAAGCCTATTATGGAACACGACCTGACTTCCCCAGTAATTTCAGCTATAGCCAAGCAGCTGGTTTCCTCTGTTGGTGCCAGCCAGGCTTTGCAG GGGAGACCTGCTTTACTAACATTGATGAGTGCGAGTCCCAGCCGTGTCAGAATGGAGGGCTCTGCGTGGACCTTATTAATGGCTTCCTTTGTCATTGCCTACCAGGTTATTCAG GTGTGGAATGTGCTGTTAACATCAATGAGTGTGAGGAGGGTCCCTGCAAGAATGGAGCTGTCTGTGAGGATGGCATTGCTGACTATACCTGCCACTGTGTCCCTAGCCAGGATGGCATTATATGGGGAGGGAAGAACTGCTCTGTCAAGCTCACTGGGTGCCAGACGCATGACTGCCAAAATGAGGCCTTGTGCATCCCAACCTACCAAGCTGAGAGCCACGGCCACCTGTGCCAGTGCCAGCCTGGTTTCTATGATGCCACATGCTCAACACCAAcaacattttcctttgcttccagagGGTATCTCCTCATTGAGCTGCCCGTGAACAATCAGAGCAGGAGGGACGTAGCAGGAGATCAGCTTGCCAGCGTGTCCCTCCGGTTCCGAACCACCTTGCCCAGCGCTATCCTTTTTTACCGAGGCCATGAAGCTGAATACTTGTTCCTGGAGCTCCTTGATGGCATTCTGCATGCAGGACTGAAGAGGGAGGATGCTGGGTACACGCTGACCCTGGAGGGGCTGAGAGTTGATGATGGCCAGTGGCATAAAGTTGAAGTTGTTCTGCACAGCACTGTGCAGCTAAAGCTCTGGCATGACTCTTGTGATGCAGGTGTCTGCCTGCAGagctctcctctcccacaaggcACTGCTTTGATCCCACATGCCTTCCTGAACATGTATGTTGGAGGTGCTGAGGATCCAATGGCCAACAACACACAGAGCCAGCAAGGCTTTGTCGGCTGCCTGGAAGACTTTCAGGTAGATGCTGAAGCTGTGCTCCCGATGGATCTGCCTGTGGGCGAGTCCTCCCCAGTGAAGCTGGGCTGTGACCGGACAGAGTGgtgcctctcccagccctgctttcatggaggactgtgtgTGGACCTTTGGGCAACCTTCAGGTGTGACTGTTCAAGGCCTTATGGAGGCCCAGCTTGCTCATATG agCACCCAGCAGCAACATTTGGCCTAGAGAACTCCACCAGCTTtgcctctttctccctttctgatAGCCTTGGTGCAAACTTCAACATCTCCTTTTTCATTCGTAGTCGGAAACCTAACGGTTTGCTACTGCAAATCGGCAATGAAACTGACCCCTGTCTCACCATATACTTGAAGAATGGCAAGCTGAAGATAGAGATGGTATCTACAGATACTGTGACGTTTCCAGAAAATTTAGTTGATGGGAGAAGACATTTGGTAGCCTTGTCTTTTCAAGGAGGAATTGTGGGTGCTCACCTATCAGACACATACTTGGAGCTAGGACAGCTCGTAGCAAGACCTCTTTTAGTTGGTTATGAAGTGTATATTGGTGGACATCCTAACCCAGACAGCGCTGATCTGTGGGGAGGCTATTTTAAAGGCTGTTTGCAAGACATCCAACTGAACAGCCACCAAATACAGTTTTTTCAGGTTGAGAACTACAGTCTGCCACAGGAACTCAATAGGACTCAAAATGGTAATCTTGTGAATGGCTGCATCTCTGATAACACCTGCAAG tctgaACCATGTCAGAATGGTGGCAGATGCATTGTCACTTGGAATGATTTCCGTTGCAGCTGTCCAGCAAATTTCACTGGGAAATTTTGCGAAGAGAGAGTCTGGTGTGAAAGTGACCCATGTCCTGAAGCTACCACCTGTATAGATGTTCTAGCAGGATACGTGT GTCTGGCTAATGCAACATTTAATAGTTATGCTGCTGTTGAATTTACCACCAATACATCAGTGACTAGAACTCTGAGCAGCCTCCACATAGATTTCAGAACCAGGGATGAAGATGCTGTTTTGCTTCGGGCTGTGGAAGAAGTGGATTTCCTCCAGATAGCCATTAAGAACTCCTCCCTGCTTATTGACATCAGGAGTGGGAATAGCATCGAAGGTGTCAGCTTCCTGAGTCAGAAGTCCGTCACGGATGGTGCCTGGCACACCATCTCTGTGTCTATGGAAGAGCCATCTGCGCTTTCTTCCAGATGGCTGGTTCGTTTGGATGGGTCTGTTAATATGACTCTGCAGGGAAATGCTGGGAACTTGGACTTCCTAAAGAACAATGCACTGATTGTTCTAGCTGAAAATTTCACTGGCTGCCTAGGACAAGTGAAGATAGGGGGGATCTACCTGCCGTTCACTGCCCATCTCTCGTACCCCCAGCCAGAACAGTTCCAGCAGTCCAGCAGAAGGACCATCCAGCTGGGCTGCACTGGGGCTGATGTTTGCGCTTCCAGCCCTTGCCTCAATGCTGGCACGTGCGAGGACTTGTTCAATTCCTTCAGCTGTGCCTGCAGcgctggctggggggggctgctgtGTGAATCTAACATTGATGACTGCCAGTCAAGCCCATGTGTTCATGGGGACTGTGTCGATGCAGTAGCGGATTTTCAGTGTGAATGCTTCCGGGGATTCATTGGGAAGAAGTGCGACATCAACGTTGATGACTGTGTGCGGCACCAGTGCCTAAATGGAGCTACTTGCGTTGATGGGGTTTATGGCTACTCCTGCAAGTGCCCTCCTCAGTATTCGGGACCTCGATGCGA ATGGCCATTCCCACCTGAGCAATGTGGTAAGAACTTCACCTGTCTGAATGGTGGCAAGTGCATCAGTGAGAGCTGGGGAGCCAACTGCACTTGCAAGCCAGGTTTCACTGGAAGGAA ttgtCAAATTAATATAAACAAGTGTGATCCAAACCCTTGCCAGAACGGAGGTACGTGTCAAGACTCTGAGAACAAATACGAGTGCTTGTGCAGTGCCAGCTACACGGGAGAGCGCTGTGACATTAAC aaaggGACTCCAGgtgctctcttcccctccccactaATTGAAGTAGCTGTCCCTGTAGCCTGTGGCTCTTTACTGCTACTCAGTATTGGTCTCATATTCATGATTCTCACTGCAAGGAAGAGGCGCCAATCAGAGGGAACCTACAGTCCGAGCCAGCAAGAAGTGGCAGGAGCTCGGTTGGAGATGGACAGTGTCCTAAAGGTGCCACCTGAAGAGCGGTTAATATAG